A window from Peromyscus eremicus chromosome 1, PerEre_H2_v1, whole genome shotgun sequence encodes these proteins:
- the Nkx1-2 gene encoding NK1 transcription factor-related protein 2 produces MLAWQDGGAKAAPSHHKISFSVLDILDPQKFTRAALPPVRLAAPEAKKSLAEVEAGEDASPESTIGSQETPDAEGRGTGLASPLEGSEAEEEEEAEDAGGAQRPERLERWHRVHEGSPEARMVAAGAGESGVDRLPASPGSPGSPRPRRRRSEPSCAKPRRARTAFTYEQLVALENKFRATRYLSVCERLNLALSLSLTETQVKIWFQNRRTKWKKQNPGADGTVQAGCSTPQPGTPGAVAGACGSGTGSSPGPPVPGALPFQTFPTYPATNVLFPSSSFPLTTAATGSPFTPFLGPSYLTPFYVPHL; encoded by the exons ATGTTGGCATGGCAGGATGGCGGGGCCAAGGCGGCCCCTTCTCACCACAAGATCTCATTCTCTGTCCTGGACATCTTGGATCCACAAAAATTCACGCGAGCTGCGCTCCCGCCGGTGCGTCTAGCTGCCCCGGAAGCCAAGAAAAGTTTAGCGGAGGTGGAAGCAGGGGAGGACGCCAGCCCCGAGTCTACGATCGGGTCTCAGGAGACCCCTG ATGCCGAGGGCCGAGGCACTGGCCTCGCGTCCCCCCTGGAAGGCTCCGAagcggaagaggaggaggaagcagaggatgCGGGGGGCGCGCAGCGGCCGGAGCGGCTGGAGCGCTGGCACCGGGTTCACGAGGGCTCTCCAGAGGCCCGGATGGTGGCCGCGGGAGCGGGGGAGAGCGGTGTGGACCGGCTCCCAGCGTCCCCCGGCTCCCCCGGCTCTCCGCGGCCGCGGCGCCGGCGATCCGAGCCTAGCTGTGCCAAGCCACGGCGCGCGCGCACCGCCTTCACCTATGAGCAGCTGGTGGCCCTGGAGAACAAGTTCCGAGCCACGCGCTACCTGTCCGTGTGCGAACGCCTGAACCTGGCGCTGTCGCTCAGCCTCACCGAGACGCAGGTCAAAATCTGGTTCCAGAACCGCAGGAccaaatggaagaagcagaaccCGGGGGCCGACGGCACGGTGCAGGCAGGATGTAGTACGCCGCAGCCTGGGACACCGGGCGCCGTGGCGGGAGCCTGTGGCAGCGGCACCGGGAGCAGTCCTGGCCCACCGGTTCCGGGCGCTCTGCCTTTCCAGACTTTCCCCACCTATCCCGCGACCAAcgtcctctttccctcctcctccttccccctgaCGACAGCCGCCACAGGGAGTCCCTTCACTCCTTTTCTTGGGCCCTCCTATTTGACCCCTTTCTATGTCCCACACCTATAA